In the Quercus lobata isolate SW786 chromosome 5, ValleyOak3.0 Primary Assembly, whole genome shotgun sequence genome, one interval contains:
- the LOC115989543 gene encoding alanine aminotransferase 1, mitochondrial-like isoform X3, whose translation MPLRISYMVHMMVQLLIKSENDGFLCPIPQYPLYPASIDLHGGTLVLGEENQRDIVEFCRKEGLVLLADEHAYRDGCLEEVVLRHLGSEDGEAVIAKNIRLSEFLGNMRIR comes from the exons GTGCATATGATGGTGCAATTACTGATAAAATCAGAAAATGATGGATTTCTTTGTCCCATTCCTCAGTACCCTTTATACCCTGCTTCAATTGATCTCCATGGTGGTACACTG GTTCTTGGTGAGGAGAACCAGCGTGACATTGTGGAATTCTGCAGGAAAGAAGGTCTTGTGCTACTGGCAGATGAG CATGCATATCGAGATGGCTGTCTAGAGGAGGTAGTTCTACGTCATCTTGGGTCTGAAGATGGAGAAGCTGTGATAGCTAAAAATATTAG GCTGTCAGAGTTCCTTGGTAACATGCGTATAAGGTGA
- the LOC115989543 gene encoding alanine aminotransferase 1, mitochondrial-like isoform X1, with translation MPLRISYMLVMVFIADPNDIFLTDGASPAVHMMVQLLIKSENDGFLCPIPQYPLYPASIDLHGGTLVLGEENQRDIVEFCRKEGLVLLADEHAYRDGCLEEVVLRHLGSEDGEAVIAKNIRLSEFLGNMRIR, from the exons CTCGTGATGGTTTTCATAGCCGATCCAAATGATATCTTCTTGACAGATGGAGCAAGCCCAGCT GTGCATATGATGGTGCAATTACTGATAAAATCAGAAAATGATGGATTTCTTTGTCCCATTCCTCAGTACCCTTTATACCCTGCTTCAATTGATCTCCATGGTGGTACACTG GTTCTTGGTGAGGAGAACCAGCGTGACATTGTGGAATTCTGCAGGAAAGAAGGTCTTGTGCTACTGGCAGATGAG CATGCATATCGAGATGGCTGTCTAGAGGAGGTAGTTCTACGTCATCTTGGGTCTGAAGATGGAGAAGCTGTGATAGCTAAAAATATTAG GCTGTCAGAGTTCCTTGGTAACATGCGTATAAGGTGA
- the LOC115989543 gene encoding alanine aminotransferase 1, mitochondrial-like isoform X2 → MPLRISYMLVMVFIADPNDIFLTDGASPAVHMMVQLLIKSENDGFLCPIPQYPLYPASIDLHGGTLVLGEENQRDIVEFCRKEGLVLLADEHAYRDGCLEEVVLRHLGSEDGEAVIAKNSCQSSLVTCV, encoded by the exons CTCGTGATGGTTTTCATAGCCGATCCAAATGATATCTTCTTGACAGATGGAGCAAGCCCAGCT GTGCATATGATGGTGCAATTACTGATAAAATCAGAAAATGATGGATTTCTTTGTCCCATTCCTCAGTACCCTTTATACCCTGCTTCAATTGATCTCCATGGTGGTACACTG GTTCTTGGTGAGGAGAACCAGCGTGACATTGTGGAATTCTGCAGGAAAGAAGGTCTTGTGCTACTGGCAGATGAG CATGCATATCGAGATGGCTGTCTAGAGGAGGTAGTTCTACGTCATCTTGGGTCTGAAGATGGAGAAGCTGTGATAGCTAAAAATA GCTGTCAGAGTTCCTTGGTAACATGCGTATAA
- the LOC115989543 gene encoding alanine aminotransferase 1, mitochondrial-like isoform X4, whose product MPLRISYMLVMVFIADPNDIFLTDGASPAVHMMVQLLIKSENDGFLCPIPQYPLYPASIDLHGGTLVLGEENQRDIVEFCRKEGLVLLADEVYQENVNCE is encoded by the exons CTCGTGATGGTTTTCATAGCCGATCCAAATGATATCTTCTTGACAGATGGAGCAAGCCCAGCT GTGCATATGATGGTGCAATTACTGATAAAATCAGAAAATGATGGATTTCTTTGTCCCATTCCTCAGTACCCTTTATACCCTGCTTCAATTGATCTCCATGGTGGTACACTG GTTCTTGGTGAGGAGAACCAGCGTGACATTGTGGAATTCTGCAGGAAAGAAGGTCTTGTGCTACTGGCAGATGAG GTATATCAGGAAAATGTTAATTGTGAATAG